Part of the Vigna angularis cultivar LongXiaoDou No.4 chromosome 1, ASM1680809v1, whole genome shotgun sequence genome, CATAGGTACGGGCTGCCAAAGCCCAATAATTATAGTGGCTTccttgttttattttgaatcagCCCACTAAGGCCTTCATCGTGTTGTGTGCTACATAATTAGTACTGCCACGCCAATTTGTGAGATTTATATTTCAATCTATTAAATGCATGAGCTATATATAACACCCTCCTTCACTGCTATTCAGACCCTCAAGATGTCGTATTATTTATGTTAACGAAAAGGACCCAAAGAAATAACAGATAACTACTTGTAATTCCTTTTACATACTTTGGtaatttaatagaataaaagCAATTGTTGTGTATGAGTATGTGGAGGGGGAAGTGATGGAGTTGGAGATAATCGCTGTTATGGCGCGTGGCACTGTGGGTAGTGTGAGCGAACCATACTTTGGATCCGAAACAGTTCACAATTCCCCATGTCATACGTCACATCCTTCCTTTGTAAAACCTTTggttcttttcttttccatcGGTTTCTCAAACTAGCCACCTCCATTATCCGCTTTACATTAACAAACACAAACGTAAACATTTGCCTCTGCAACCAACACCCAATCCCCAACAATCCAAAAAGAAAAGTGCTAACGCTCCTTTGACCTTTTCGCTCCTACCTTAAACCAAAACAATTCAACATTATTCTACAAAACAAAAAGGGATAATACCAtgtcttcttcctcctcttccacACACCACCAAATCTCCCTTCCCCTTCCTCACACTCTTCTACCTTCTTCCTTCACAACCCCACAGGGTAACCCCCCACGCAATCCCATCCCCATCTCCATGCTTCGCTTCTGCACCTCCAAAACTGCACGACATAATGCACTACGAGATGGGATCTCGCCCTACAACCCTTCTTCTGCTACCCAAGTCTTTTCTTCCTCGCTGCCTCTCAATACTCACAATGAAACCGATGACTACGACTGCGACAGTGAGGTGTCGCTTCCACTTTCTCATATTTCTCCTTGTTCgatattctttatattatttttattattatcattattgtaGTCTTGCGGTGTGCTGTATGTTCTTATTATATGAACATTCTCAATGTAGGAGTGTGAAGCGTTGGTAGAAGAAGTTCCAATTCCACCCAAGTGCTTTCGTTCTGGGAGTTCATCCAAAAGAAGCAGAGCGGCGGAAGTTCATAACTTGTCTGAAAAGGTTTGAATTTTCTTCTCGTAATTACGTCGAAAAGTGGGGCAGCTGCACTACACCTGCATTGCACCCCCTAAGATAAGAAACCTCTTCGcgtattttattaaagatagTTTGAAATCAAACTTACAGAAAATTTATAAGTTGTATCCCAAGGTGGCAGGCAACCTGCCTGATCTGATGCCCGGCCAAggttttatgaatatatatttcattaatttagtcTCCGAAATTGTCAAGGTTACAACAGTTTTGTCCTGACAATTTTGTAAAGAAGTCACTTCCCAAATGTCACAAAGGAAGGACTAATTTGTCATGAATTTGCTACATTCGGGTAAATGCAACTTCACCTCTGATAAAATCATCTGGTTCCGCTACTGTATGGTGGTTGGCTATTTTGTGTGTTTGGGTTTGGGTTTTTATTCATGGCCGAGTAATTTTCATTTCTGGCTTTTGTGTCTGGTGCGGGGTTTGTTGAGAGCAGAGGAGGAGGAGTAGGATCAATGAAAAATTGAAGGCTTTGCAAAATCTAATTCCAAATTCCAACAAGGTACACTGGTTTCTTCTACAATGTTTGATTAGCGTGCTGCACGATTCATTGTTCTTTGACTGTGGAGGATTGTTGTGTGGCAGACTGATAAGGCTTCGATGCTTGATGAAGCTATTGAATACCTCAAACAGCTTCAGCTCCAAGTACAGGTCTGTTTCTCTTTCCGtgtctttcattattattccaATTCCTTTTCGGGGCGTAATTTATTCTTGAACATTCTTTCTTAGATTGCAATTACATGAAGTTACAAATCATGAGTAATGATATCTtagttatttgtttttataagaaACGTTGGATACTTCTGTGATCATGTCTTGTTACTAGATATGATTGCAAGGTCTAATATCCACACTAATTTAAACCTTTGAATTTTGAGGTATGTCTG contains:
- the LOC108336909 gene encoding transcription factor SPATULA is translated as MSSSSSSTHHQISLPLPHTLLPSSFTTPQGNPPRNPIPISMLRFCTSKTARHNALRDGISPYNPSSATQVFSSSLPLNTHNETDDYDCDSEECEALVEEVPIPPKCFRSGSSSKRSRAAEVHNLSEKRRRSRINEKLKALQNLIPNSNKTDKASMLDEAIEYLKQLQLQVQMLSMRNGLSLHPMFFPEALQPQQLSQIRMDSSEENRSMPYSSNMPNKQIVADQPSMSTPSYIFNSETSFRLESHISDNIRSFQHTGFSEICREDILQHQHLNANNSDTNPLVSSQGALATASVSFDMQKSAVKDSSSLGNCIPGSDQSRLVLRNNEPTLF